In Companilactobacillus allii, one genomic interval encodes:
- a CDS encoding response regulator transcription factor encodes MTTVYLAEDQKMLNTALATLLGLEDDLDVIGTATDGNTALSEIIFNKPDVAILDIEMPKLSGLDVAQQLNILKLPTKVIILTTFARETYFEQAVQANVNGYLLKDNPTDQLVKTIHEVLNGQTIFSPELVRTIISAEKNPLSKREMDVLKEIKTGKNSKEIGKAVYLSDGTVRNYISSILSKTGTTSRIEALNIAENKKWI; translated from the coding sequence TAAATACCGCTTTGGCAACACTTTTAGGATTAGAAGATGACTTAGATGTTATCGGTACAGCAACTGATGGAAACACTGCCTTATCAGAAATAATTTTCAACAAACCAGATGTTGCGATTCTTGATATTGAAATGCCAAAATTGTCCGGATTAGATGTGGCGCAACAACTAAATATTCTAAAACTACCAACTAAAGTAATAATCTTGACAACATTTGCCAGAGAAACTTATTTTGAACAAGCTGTTCAAGCCAATGTTAATGGATATCTGTTAAAAGATAATCCAACTGATCAACTAGTTAAAACTATCCATGAGGTTCTTAATGGACAAACTATATTTTCTCCAGAATTAGTTAGAACAATTATTTCAGCTGAAAAAAATCCCTTATCAAAACGAGAAATGGATGTCCTCAAGGAAATAAAAACTGGTAAAAATAGTAAAGAAATTGGTAAAGCTGTATATCTTTCAGATGGAACCGTTCGTAATTATATTTCATCCATTCTCAGTAAAACTGGAACTACCTCTAGGATAGAAGCCTTGAACATTGCAGAAAATAAAAAATGGATTTAA